In Blastopirellula sp. J2-11, a single genomic region encodes these proteins:
- a CDS encoding tetratricopeptide repeat protein gives MWTSTLNAEETSGGLLGNLPSFQVRQAQFTSDKSESTTLDEYIREKESQKSQKSGDSGFTATLKNAGKSISDAFTIKSKTIPADDPLSLANTPDHLNADVYLGSGRMHEQQGDFDGAAKQYLKAIEEYPDNLFALLSYARLLDRQGKSPAALEYYQKAAAAHPDSAVAMNDLGLCYLKSKRFDDAMGAIFKATMIEPENKRYRNNMASALVDANRLEEAFSQLEYAHGAAPAHYNLGYLLYKRGDSQLARVHLNMAIEKDPDLNAARQLLSILDRSQPEVASLPSRGPQPNLRRLPAAPSPPQLNFNQNSGSGMQTAPPFRR, from the coding sequence ATGTGGACTTCTACGTTAAATGCCGAAGAGACGAGCGGCGGTTTGCTTGGCAATCTCCCCTCGTTTCAGGTGCGGCAAGCGCAATTTACGAGCGACAAGAGCGAATCGACGACTCTCGACGAATATATTCGCGAGAAGGAATCGCAGAAAAGCCAAAAGTCTGGTGATAGCGGCTTCACCGCCACGCTGAAAAACGCCGGCAAAAGCATCTCCGACGCTTTTACGATCAAATCAAAGACCATTCCGGCCGATGACCCGCTCAGTTTGGCGAACACGCCCGATCATCTGAATGCGGATGTCTATCTCGGTTCCGGGCGGATGCATGAGCAGCAAGGAGACTTTGATGGCGCGGCCAAGCAGTATTTGAAAGCGATCGAAGAGTATCCCGATAATCTGTTCGCGCTGCTCAGTTATGCACGTCTGCTCGATCGCCAAGGGAAATCGCCCGCGGCGCTGGAGTACTACCAAAAAGCGGCAGCTGCGCATCCCGACAGCGCCGTCGCGATGAACGATCTGGGGCTTTGCTATTTGAAGTCGAAACGCTTTGATGACGCGATGGGAGCGATCTTCAAGGCGACGATGATCGAGCCAGAGAACAAACGTTATCGTAATAACATGGCCAGCGCGCTGGTCGATGCGAATCGCCTGGAAGAAGCCTTTTCGCAGCTTGAATACGCGCATGGCGCCGCACCGGCTCACTACAACCTTGGCTACCTGCTTTACAAGCGGGGAGACTCCCAGTTGGCTCGCGTTCATTTGAACATGGCGATTGAAAAAGACCCCGATCTGAATGCGGCTCGGCAGTTGTTGTCGATCCTGGATCGAAGCCAGCCAGAGGTCGCCAGCTTGCCGTCACGCGGGCCTCAGCCGAACTTGCGTCGGTTGCCTGCCGCTCCTAGCCCGCCGCAGCTGAATTTCAATCAAAACTCGGGAAGCGGCATGCAGACGGCTCCTCCGTTTCGTCGTTAG
- the hemL gene encoding glutamate-1-semialdehyde 2,1-aminomutase translates to MSRTRSHEIFQRALQLMPGGVNSPARAFGGVGGEPLVFERGEGAYLIDVDGNRYIDYIGSWGPMILGHGNEQVRAAIHAAVDQGTSFGAPTERENTLAELIIELVPSVEKVRLVNSGTEATMSAIRVARGFTGRNKIVKFAGNYHGHVDSLLVAAGSAAATLGVPNSPGVTPGATADTIVLPYNDPDALARAFAKHGDDLACVIFEPIVGNMGTVIPTPEFLTAIRDLCTKHGAVMLMDEVMTGFRVALGGAQQLFGVTPDLTTMGKIVGGGLPIAAYGGRADIMNHVLPAGQVFQAGTLSGNPLATAAGIATLSILKETNPYPRLEQLGDRLMTGLAQAAADAGVPASAARVGSMATLFFGAGKVVDWDTAAKSDTQRYADFFWGLIDRGVYFPCSQFEALFISVTHTDEDIDTTIAAARATLQA, encoded by the coding sequence ATGTCACGCACTCGCAGCCACGAAATTTTCCAGCGCGCTTTACAATTGATGCCCGGCGGCGTGAACAGCCCGGCCCGTGCTTTTGGCGGAGTCGGCGGCGAGCCGCTCGTCTTCGAGCGAGGCGAAGGCGCCTATTTGATCGACGTCGACGGCAATCGCTACATCGACTATATCGGCTCGTGGGGGCCGATGATCCTGGGACATGGAAACGAGCAGGTCCGCGCCGCGATTCACGCAGCCGTCGATCAAGGGACCAGCTTCGGCGCGCCAACCGAGCGCGAGAATACCCTCGCCGAGTTGATCATTGAGTTGGTGCCGTCGGTTGAAAAAGTACGCCTGGTCAACAGCGGCACCGAAGCGACGATGAGCGCGATTCGCGTTGCCCGCGGCTTTACGGGACGCAACAAGATTGTCAAGTTCGCCGGCAACTATCATGGTCATGTCGACAGCTTGCTGGTCGCCGCCGGCAGCGCTGCAGCAACGTTGGGCGTTCCCAATTCGCCAGGGGTGACGCCTGGCGCGACCGCCGATACGATCGTCTTGCCGTACAACGATCCGGACGCATTAGCCCGCGCTTTTGCAAAGCATGGCGATGATTTGGCCTGCGTGATTTTTGAGCCGATCGTCGGCAACATGGGAACCGTGATTCCGACGCCCGAGTTTTTGACGGCGATTCGCGACCTGTGCACTAAGCATGGCGCGGTGATGCTGATGGACGAAGTGATGACCGGCTTTCGGGTCGCGCTCGGCGGCGCCCAACAATTGTTTGGCGTGACGCCTGACCTGACGACGATGGGGAAGATCGTCGGCGGCGGTTTGCCGATCGCCGCTTATGGCGGCAGAGCCGACATCATGAATCACGTTCTACCGGCGGGCCAAGTTTTTCAAGCAGGGACCCTGAGCGGAAATCCGCTCGCAACCGCCGCAGGAATCGCGACCTTGTCGATACTGAAGGAAACCAATCCTTATCCGCGATTGGAGCAATTGGGCGATCGCCTGATGACGGGCCTGGCCCAAGCGGCGGCCGACGCCGGCGTTCCTGCTTCGGCAGCGCGGGTTGGCAGTATGGCGACTCTCTTTTTTGGCGCCGGCAAGGTCGTTGACTGGGACACCGCAGCAAAGAGCGACACCCAGCGCTACGCCGACTTCTTTTGGGGCCTGATTGATCGCGGTGTTTACTTTCCCTGCAGCCAGTTCGAGGCCCTCTTCATCTCGGTAACGCATACCGATGAAGATATCGACACGACAATCGCCGCGGCGCGGGCGACGTTGCAGGCCTAG
- a CDS encoding type II secretion system F family protein, whose amino-acid sequence MDLSFLNWAILVPLAVFGLITAGVWWLIDSWSPSATRAEDRLDDFKDPIGKKNREDRAGNAVSKVLEKATPAFAAPLQPKNAKDANALKERLTHAGFRSEAAPNVFLGLKFASLLIGLIAGGGLVLLLGNYNQSDLFKGIAIAGISFYIPSIGLWYLGKKRKEQIFRGLPDALDLMVVCVEAGLGLDQAMRRVSEEMKKTYRVIAEEFGLCNFQLQVGRQRSDVLHELGNRTGVDDLRSLAAILIQADKFGSSISQALRVQSDSMRTRRRQIAEEKAAKTAVKMIFPLVFFIFPGIFVVLVGPAAITVIREMLPMMAANS is encoded by the coding sequence ATGGACCTTTCCTTTCTCAACTGGGCCATCCTGGTGCCGCTCGCCGTATTCGGCCTCATTACAGCCGGCGTCTGGTGGTTGATTGATTCGTGGTCTCCCAGCGCGACGCGCGCGGAAGATCGGCTCGACGATTTTAAAGATCCGATTGGTAAAAAAAATCGGGAAGATCGCGCCGGCAACGCGGTTTCAAAAGTGCTGGAGAAAGCGACGCCGGCCTTTGCGGCTCCGTTGCAACCTAAGAATGCGAAAGACGCCAACGCGCTGAAAGAGCGGCTCACGCATGCCGGATTTCGGAGCGAAGCGGCGCCCAACGTGTTCCTCGGCTTGAAATTCGCCTCGTTGCTGATCGGCTTGATCGCCGGTGGGGGACTGGTGCTGCTGCTCGGCAACTACAATCAAAGCGATCTCTTCAAAGGAATCGCGATCGCCGGCATCTCGTTTTACATTCCCTCGATTGGCCTGTGGTATCTTGGCAAGAAGCGAAAAGAACAGATCTTCCGCGGCTTGCCGGACGCGCTGGACCTGATGGTCGTCTGCGTGGAAGCGGGGCTCGGTCTCGATCAAGCGATGCGGCGCGTTTCGGAAGAAATGAAAAAGACGTATCGGGTGATTGCCGAAGAATTCGGGCTCTGCAATTTCCAACTGCAAGTCGGCCGTCAACGCAGCGACGTGTTGCACGAACTTGGTAATCGCACCGGCGTCGACGATTTGCGTTCCCTCGCAGCGATCTTGATTCAAGCCGACAAATTCGGCTCTAGCATCTCTCAAGCGTTGCGCGTGCAAAGCGATTCGATGCGGACGCGTCGCCGGCAGATTGCAGAAGAGAAAGCGGCCAAGACGGCGGTGAAGATGATTTTCCCGCTGGTCTTCTTCATTTTCCCCGGCATCTTTGTCGTGCTAGTCGGACCGGCGGCGATCACCGTGATTCGCGAGATGTTGCCGATGATGGCGGCCAACAGCTAA
- a CDS encoding CpaF family protein: protein MSVRSLNSEAKNGDAKQAEFENLKRRIHGKLVDKLDLSKVGELEGEVLRREIRLVVEHLCDTEETLLNRNERERLIEEVLDETFGLGPLELLLKDHAISDILINGPKQIYCEKNGRLEKSQVTFRDNNHLLQIIDRIVSRVGRRVDETCPMVDARLPDGSRFNAIIPPLALDGAAVSIRRFGSNPLKLEDLLNYKAFTPEMVMLLEGAIKARLNIIIAGGTGSGKTTLLNTLSSFISASERIVTIEDAAELQLQQDHVVRLETRPSNVEGKGSVTATDLVRNALRMRPERIIIGECRGGETLDMLQAMNTGHEGSMTTIHANTPRDAIARVETLISMAGFELPIKAMRQQIASAVDLIIQANRMQGGSRRVTHITEVIGMEQDTVVMQDVYRYNKTGIDETGRARGQFEATGVRPNFMSRLESAGVRLPASAFRQRVMLVD, encoded by the coding sequence ATGTCTGTACGATCATTGAACTCAGAAGCGAAAAACGGAGACGCCAAGCAGGCCGAGTTCGAAAACCTGAAGCGTCGCATTCATGGCAAACTTGTCGATAAGCTGGATCTTTCGAAAGTAGGCGAACTCGAAGGCGAAGTCTTGCGCCGCGAGATTCGTCTGGTCGTAGAGCATCTTTGCGATACGGAAGAAACGTTGCTCAATCGCAACGAACGCGAACGACTGATCGAAGAAGTTCTGGACGAAACATTCGGCTTAGGGCCGCTCGAATTGCTGCTCAAAGATCATGCAATCAGCGATATTCTGATCAACGGGCCCAAGCAGATCTATTGCGAAAAGAATGGACGGCTTGAAAAGAGCCAAGTGACCTTTCGCGACAACAACCATCTGCTGCAAATCATTGACCGCATCGTTTCTCGCGTCGGTCGTCGCGTGGACGAAACTTGCCCGATGGTCGACGCTCGCCTGCCGGACGGTTCTCGTTTTAACGCGATCATTCCGCCGCTGGCGTTGGATGGCGCCGCCGTGTCGATTCGCCGTTTTGGCTCGAATCCGCTGAAGCTGGAAGACCTGCTCAACTACAAAGCGTTCACGCCCGAGATGGTGATGCTGCTGGAAGGGGCGATCAAAGCCCGTTTGAACATCATCATCGCCGGCGGCACCGGTTCAGGTAAGACGACGTTGCTCAATACGCTCTCGAGCTTCATCTCGGCCTCAGAACGTATCGTGACGATCGAAGACGCCGCGGAATTGCAACTGCAGCAGGATCACGTCGTGCGGTTAGAAACGCGTCCTTCCAATGTCGAAGGGAAGGGTTCTGTTACGGCGACCGACCTGGTCCGCAATGCTCTGCGTATGCGGCCTGAGCGAATCATCATCGGCGAATGTCGCGGCGGCGAAACGCTCGACATGCTGCAAGCGATGAACACGGGTCACGAAGGTTCGATGACCACGATCCATGCGAATACCCCGCGTGACGCGATCGCGCGCGTCGAGACGCTGATCTCGATGGCCGGCTTTGAATTGCCGATCAAAGCGATGCGTCAACAGATCGCCAGCGCGGTCGACCTAATCATTCAGGCCAACCGTATGCAGGGGGGATCGCGTCGCGTGACGCACATCACCGAGGTGATCGGCATGGAGCAAGACACCGTCGTGATGCAAGACGTTTATCGATACAACAAAACTGGCATTGATGAGACAGGGCGAGCTCGAGGTCAGTTTGAAGCGACCGGCGTCCGGCCGAACTTTATGTCGAGACTTGAATCGGCAGGCGTTCGGCTTCCGGCCAGCGCGTTCAGGCAACGCGTGATGTTGGTCGACTAA
- a CDS encoding type II secretion system F family protein, whose amino-acid sequence MLSILIPIVVFVGIAALIGGVALSFRSTGSEDAEMRLDVLTGAGQPRGKDADPAAGLLSGFQDEGNAIEAYVLQYFNLRLFLDQADMSMSVANLVMISGGLAAAGGILPVALGMPFYVAPITAGLLGVIPFAVVHFKRKARLAKFGKQLPDALELISRALRAGHSLGAGFRLVSEESDDPIGREFSKVFEAQNLGVSLEDAITDMTERVPNLDLKFFGTAIILQRQTGGDLAEILDKIGRLVRQRLELFGTIQALTGEGRISGIVLLGLPPALFVALWRLNPGYVMTLFTDPLGNKMLAVAIVMQLIGAWVIQKIIDIKV is encoded by the coding sequence ATGTTGTCGATATTAATTCCCATCGTCGTCTTCGTAGGCATCGCCGCGTTGATCGGCGGCGTTGCATTGAGCTTCCGCAGTACCGGCAGCGAAGATGCCGAAATGCGACTCGACGTTCTGACCGGAGCTGGTCAGCCGCGCGGCAAAGACGCCGATCCTGCGGCCGGATTGCTCTCTGGTTTTCAGGATGAAGGGAACGCGATCGAAGCGTACGTCCTTCAGTATTTCAACCTGCGGCTCTTTCTGGATCAGGCCGACATGAGCATGTCGGTCGCCAATTTGGTGATGATCTCAGGCGGGTTAGCGGCTGCCGGCGGCATCTTGCCAGTTGCTTTGGGCATGCCGTTTTATGTCGCGCCGATTACCGCCGGATTGTTGGGCGTGATTCCATTCGCCGTCGTCCATTTTAAGCGGAAAGCTCGCTTGGCCAAATTTGGCAAGCAACTACCTGACGCGCTGGAGCTGATTTCGCGGGCCTTGCGCGCCGGACATAGCTTGGGCGCCGGGTTTCGCCTGGTGAGCGAAGAGTCGGATGATCCGATCGGGCGTGAATTCTCGAAAGTGTTCGAGGCGCAAAACCTGGGCGTTTCGTTAGAAGACGCAATCACCGACATGACCGAACGCGTCCCGAACTTGGATCTCAAGTTCTTTGGCACGGCGATCATTTTGCAGCGTCAGACCGGCGGCGATTTGGCCGAAATCCTCGACAAAATCGGCCGACTCGTGCGACAACGACTTGAGCTGTTCGGCACGATTCAAGCGCTTACCGGCGAAGGCCGGATCTCTGGTATCGTCCTGTTGGGACTGCCGCCGGCGCTGTTTGTCGCGCTGTGGCGACTCAATCCGGGCTATGTCATGACGCTGTTTACCGACCCGCTCGGAAATAAGATGCTGGCCGTCGCGATCGTAATGCAGTTGATCGGGGCGTGGGTCATTCAGAAAATCATCGACATCAAGGTGTAA
- the truB gene encoding tRNA pseudouridine(55) synthase TruB — protein sequence MHGILNIHKPPRWTSRDVVNRINRFVRPAKVGHAGTLDPLATGVLICCVGSGTRLIEYLQQMPKRYVGQFELGKTSDTEDLEGVVTEIVDAPQISAAQLTAILPEFVGEILQRPSSFSAIKVDGKRAYKLARQGAAVELAPREINIYEITLRSFEYPRFEIDVLCGAGAYMRALGRDIGERLDSGAVMTGLERTAIGDFRLEDALPLDDLSTESVAANLSPLASAVSQMPQITLTADEVNEMIYARGIRASMESPAVEVAALDQQGRLIAILTRREDQRWKPVKNFALTLE from the coding sequence ATGCACGGCATTCTCAACATTCACAAACCGCCCAGGTGGACCTCGCGCGACGTGGTCAATCGGATCAATCGATTCGTCCGCCCGGCCAAAGTGGGGCATGCCGGCACGCTCGATCCTTTAGCGACCGGCGTCCTGATTTGCTGCGTCGGCAGCGGCACGCGGCTGATTGAATATCTGCAGCAAATGCCCAAGCGATATGTCGGCCAGTTTGAATTAGGGAAAACGAGCGATACCGAAGATTTAGAAGGGGTCGTTACCGAGATCGTCGACGCGCCGCAGATTTCCGCCGCGCAGCTGACGGCGATCTTGCCGGAGTTTGTCGGAGAAATTTTGCAGCGTCCTTCCTCCTTTTCGGCGATCAAGGTCGATGGGAAGCGCGCCTACAAACTGGCTCGACAAGGCGCAGCGGTCGAACTGGCGCCGCGTGAGATCAACATCTACGAAATCACGCTGCGAAGCTTTGAATATCCAAGGTTCGAGATCGACGTCCTATGCGGCGCCGGCGCCTACATGCGCGCACTCGGACGCGATATCGGCGAGCGCCTCGACAGCGGCGCCGTCATGACCGGACTAGAGCGAACGGCGATCGGCGATTTTCGTCTGGAAGACGCACTGCCGCTGGATGATCTGAGCACCGAGAGCGTCGCCGCCAATTTGTCTCCCCTCGCATCCGCAGTCTCCCAAATGCCGCAAATCACACTCACCGCGGACGAGGTGAACGAGATGATTTATGCCCGCGGCATCCGTGCGTCGATGGAAAGCCCAGCCGTCGAAGTCGCCGCGCTGGACCAGCAAGGACGCCTGATCGCCATCTTGACTCGCCGCGAAGACCAACGTTGGAAACCGGTCAAAAATTTCGCGCTGACGCTGGAATAG